Proteins encoded within one genomic window of Chlorobaculum sp. MV4-Y:
- the acnB gene encoding bifunctional aconitate hydratase 2/2-methylisocitrate dehydratase, with protein sequence MSLISQYRAHTAERAQLGIPPLPLTAAQAVELIALLKQNPVQEQEYLLDLFVNHISPGVDDAALEKAAFLDAIIRGEASCAVITPVEAVRILGTMLGGYNVKPMIDALSSADSAVAEAAALALKKTLLVYDSFDTVVELAKTNSYAKEVLESWANGEWFTSKPPLAEKMTLTVFKVPGETNTDDLSPASEAFTRSDIPMHALSMLRSKMDDPIATIAKLKEKGHPLAYVGDVVGTGSSRKSGINSVQWHLGEDIPAVPNKRTAGVVIGGIIAPIFFNTAEDSGALPIQADVTSMEMGDVIEVYPFKGVIEKNGEVIANFSLEPNTLADEVRAGGRIPLIIGRNLTRKARRVLGLGEETIFSRPEQPADTGKGYTLAQKIVGKACGLAGVRPGMYVEVETLTVGSQDTTGPMTRDEIKELAALSFSADLFMQSFCHTAAYPKPSDVQMHRSLPYFIMSRGGVALKPGDGVIHTWLNRMVLPDTLGTGGDSHTRFPIGCSFPAGSGLVAFAGVTGTMPLNMPESVLVRFTGELQPGITLRDLVNAIPYVAIKKGLLTVEKKGKKNIFAGKVLEIEGLPQLKVEQAFELSDASAERSAAACTVRLDKEPVIEYLQSNVKLLGQMIEEGYGDANTIQRRIGKMEEWLANPQLLEPDADAEYAAVIEINMSEITEPILACPNDPDDVATLSEILSDEKRPKNIDEVFVGSCMTNIGHFRALGEVLRGKGQAKTKLWVVPPTKMDMKKLIEEGYYSVFGTAGARTEVPGCSLCMGNQARVADNAVVFSTSTRNFDDRMGKGAKVYLGSAELAAVCALLGHLPGKDEYMEIAGSLSQNGDRVYRYLNFHEVTSQELQMLVD encoded by the coding sequence ATGAGTCTCATCAGCCAGTATCGCGCCCATACCGCAGAGCGCGCTCAACTTGGTATTCCGCCGCTTCCGCTGACCGCCGCGCAGGCCGTCGAGCTGATCGCGCTGCTCAAGCAGAATCCGGTGCAGGAGCAGGAGTATCTTCTCGATCTGTTCGTGAACCACATCAGCCCCGGCGTGGATGACGCCGCGCTTGAAAAGGCGGCTTTTCTCGATGCCATCATTCGCGGCGAAGCTTCGTGCGCGGTGATCACACCTGTCGAGGCGGTGCGGATTCTCGGCACGATGCTCGGCGGCTACAACGTCAAGCCGATGATCGATGCGCTCTCCAGCGCCGACAGCGCCGTTGCTGAAGCTGCCGCCCTGGCCCTGAAAAAGACTCTGCTCGTCTATGATTCATTTGACACGGTCGTCGAGCTGGCCAAAACCAACAGCTACGCCAAAGAGGTGCTCGAATCGTGGGCTAACGGCGAGTGGTTCACCTCGAAGCCACCCCTTGCCGAAAAGATGACCCTCACGGTCTTCAAGGTTCCGGGCGAAACCAACACCGACGACCTTTCGCCTGCAAGCGAAGCCTTCACCCGCAGCGATATTCCGATGCACGCGCTGAGTATGCTCCGCTCGAAGATGGACGACCCGATCGCGACCATCGCCAAGCTCAAAGAGAAGGGCCATCCGCTCGCATACGTCGGCGACGTGGTCGGCACAGGCTCAAGCCGCAAGTCGGGCATCAACTCCGTGCAGTGGCACCTCGGTGAGGATATTCCCGCCGTACCAAACAAGCGCACCGCTGGCGTGGTGATTGGCGGCATCATCGCTCCGATCTTTTTCAACACCGCCGAAGACTCCGGCGCGCTGCCGATCCAGGCAGATGTGACCTCGATGGAGATGGGCGACGTGATCGAGGTCTATCCATTCAAGGGTGTGATCGAGAAGAATGGCGAAGTAATCGCAAACTTCTCGCTCGAACCAAATACACTCGCTGACGAAGTTCGCGCTGGCGGCCGTATTCCGCTCATCATCGGCCGGAACCTCACCCGCAAGGCCCGCAGGGTGCTCGGCCTCGGTGAAGAGACGATCTTCAGCCGCCCCGAACAGCCTGCCGACACCGGCAAGGGCTACACCCTCGCACAGAAGATAGTCGGCAAGGCTTGCGGCCTCGCTGGCGTTCGCCCCGGCATGTACGTCGAAGTCGAGACCCTCACCGTCGGCTCGCAGGATACCACCGGCCCGATGACCCGCGACGAAATCAAGGAGCTTGCCGCCCTGAGCTTCAGCGCCGATCTCTTCATGCAGAGCTTCTGCCACACGGCGGCCTACCCGAAACCGTCCGACGTGCAGATGCACCGAAGCCTGCCCTATTTCATCATGAGCCGCGGCGGCGTGGCGCTCAAACCGGGCGACGGCGTCATCCACACCTGGCTGAACCGCATGGTGCTGCCCGACACGCTCGGCACCGGCGGCGACTCGCACACCCGCTTCCCGATTGGCTGCTCCTTCCCGGCAGGCTCTGGCCTCGTCGCCTTTGCGGGCGTCACTGGCACCATGCCGCTCAACATGCCCGAATCGGTGCTCGTACGTTTTACGGGTGAACTCCAGCCCGGCATCACGCTCCGTGATCTGGTCAACGCCATTCCTTACGTCGCCATCAAGAAAGGCTTGCTGACCGTCGAAAAGAAGGGCAAGAAGAACATCTTCGCCGGCAAGGTATTGGAAATCGAGGGCTTGCCGCAGCTCAAGGTCGAACAGGCGTTCGAGCTTTCCGACGCCTCCGCCGAGCGCAGCGCCGCAGCCTGCACGGTGCGACTCGACAAGGAACCGGTGATCGAGTACCTCCAGTCCAACGTCAAGCTGCTTGGCCAGATGATCGAAGAGGGCTACGGCGATGCCAACACCATCCAGCGCCGCATCGGCAAGATGGAAGAGTGGCTCGCCAATCCGCAGCTCCTCGAACCGGATGCTGACGCCGAGTACGCGGCAGTGATCGAGATCAACATGAGCGAAATCACCGAGCCGATCCTCGCCTGCCCGAACGATCCCGACGACGTGGCCACGCTCAGCGAGATTCTCTCCGACGAGAAGCGTCCGAAGAACATCGACGAGGTGTTCGTTGGAAGCTGCATGACCAACATCGGTCACTTCCGTGCGCTTGGCGAAGTGCTTCGTGGCAAGGGTCAGGCCAAAACCAAGCTCTGGGTGGTGCCACCGACCAAGATGGACATGAAAAAGCTGATCGAAGAGGGATACTACTCGGTTTTCGGCACTGCTGGCGCACGCACCGAGGTACCCGGCTGCTCGCTCTGCATGGGCAACCAGGCACGCGTGGCGGACAATGCCGTGGTCTTTTCGACCAGCACCCGCAACTTCGACGACCGCATGGGCAAGGGTGCGAAGGTCTATCTCGGTTCCGCTGAACTGGCCGCCGTCTGCGCGTTGCTCGGTCATCTGCCAGGCAAGGATGAGTATATGGAGATCGCTGGTTCGCTGTCGCAGAACGGTGACAGGGTTTACCGTTACCTCAACTTCCATGAGGTAACCTCTCAGGAACTGCAAATGCTTGTCGATTAA
- a CDS encoding hemolysin family protein gives MSEMALITAKRSRLAKLAEDGDKAAAAAIKLGHEPTRFLSTVQIGLTVIGVLNGFIGESSFTPPLAAALELFGGLEPKTSHIIATVLVVIVITYITIVIGELVPKRLGQTDPEGIARNVARPMQILATATRPFVRLLSASTDAILRIMGKHEQTQPSVTEEEIHAMLEEGSVAGIIEQQEHEMVRNVFRLDDRQLGSLMVPRADIIYLDTALPLEENMKRVSESEHSRFPVCHNGLQSLLGVVNAKQLLAQTIKGGVTNLAEHLQPCVYVPETLTGMELLDHFRTSGTQMVFVVDEYGEIQGLVTLQDMLEAVTGEFVPLNLEDSWAVQREDGSWLLDGLIPVPELKDTLDLRAVPEEEKGVYHTLSGMIMWLLGRLPQTGDITFWENWRLEVIDMDSKRIDKVLATKIDDQSAEDPKPVA, from the coding sequence ATGTCGGAGATGGCCCTGATTACTGCGAAACGTTCGCGCCTTGCCAAGCTTGCCGAAGATGGCGACAAGGCGGCGGCGGCTGCCATCAAGCTCGGCCATGAACCAACGCGATTTCTTTCAACCGTACAGATCGGCCTGACGGTCATCGGTGTGCTCAACGGTTTCATCGGCGAATCATCATTCACGCCGCCTCTGGCGGCCGCGCTCGAATTATTCGGCGGCTTGGAGCCGAAAACGAGCCATATTATCGCCACCGTGCTGGTGGTCATCGTGATTACGTATATCACCATCGTCATCGGCGAACTGGTGCCCAAACGGCTCGGCCAGACCGACCCGGAAGGCATCGCCCGCAACGTCGCGCGTCCGATGCAAATCCTCGCCACCGCAACCCGCCCATTCGTGCGCCTGCTCTCGGCATCAACTGACGCCATCCTGCGCATCATGGGCAAGCATGAACAAACCCAGCCCAGCGTCACCGAGGAGGAGATTCACGCCATGCTCGAAGAGGGCTCCGTCGCGGGCATTATCGAGCAGCAGGAGCACGAGATGGTGCGCAACGTCTTCCGCCTCGACGACCGGCAGCTCGGTTCCCTCATGGTGCCGCGCGCAGATATCATCTATCTCGACACCGCCCTGCCGCTCGAAGAGAACATGAAGCGAGTCAGCGAGTCGGAGCACTCTCGCTTCCCCGTCTGCCACAACGGCTTGCAATCGCTGCTCGGCGTGGTCAATGCCAAGCAGTTGCTCGCCCAGACGATCAAGGGCGGCGTCACCAACCTGGCTGAACATCTTCAGCCCTGCGTCTACGTCCCCGAAACGCTGACCGGCATGGAGCTGCTCGACCATTTCAGAACCTCCGGCACGCAGATGGTATTCGTGGTGGACGAGTACGGCGAAATCCAGGGCCTCGTGACGTTACAGGACATGCTTGAAGCGGTCACGGGCGAGTTCGTACCGCTCAACCTCGAAGACTCGTGGGCCGTGCAGCGAGAGGATGGCTCGTGGCTGCTCGATGGCCTTATTCCCGTGCCGGAGCTGAAAGACACGCTCGACCTGCGCGCCGTACCGGAGGAGGAGAAAGGGGTCTATCACACCCTGAGCGGCATGATCATGTGGCTGCTCGGACGCCTGCCGCAAACCGGCGACATCACCTTCTGGGAGAACTGGCGGCTTGAAGTGATCGACATGGACAGCAAACGCATCGACAAGGTGCTCGCTACCAAAATCGATGATCAGTCTGCTGAAGACCCAAAACCGGTCGCCTGA